In Panicum virgatum strain AP13 chromosome 4N, P.virgatum_v5, whole genome shotgun sequence, a single window of DNA contains:
- the LOC120670321 gene encoding AT-hook motif nuclear-localized protein 25-like has protein sequence MASSKWWEQAAALDFPPPQHQHQAVAMPAALAAAPAPAATAAGAGASPEGKQQQQPGAAGAIVPLRRPRGRPLGSKNKPKPPVIITRDSPDALHSHVLEVAPGADVSACVAEYARRRGRGVCILGASGAVGDVAVRGAAAPLRGRFELLSVTGTVLPPPAPPEASGLAVLLSAGQGQVVGGCVVGPLVAAGPVTIFAATFANAVYEHLPIPDAPDADVKPDLSTATSAGQEVQPQLPLVTSQPQPPAMGAGYADHRSPPYPWGGGV, from the coding sequence ATGGCCAGCAGCAAGTGgtgggagcaggcggcggcactggacttcccgccgccgcagcaccagcaccaggcGGTGGCCatgccggcggcgctggccgcggcgccggctcccgcggcgacggccgcgggagcaggcgcctcgccggagggcaagcagcagcagcagccgggcgcggcgggggccATCGTGCCGCTGCGGAGGCCGCGGGGCCGGCCGCTGGGGTCCAAGAACAAGCCCAAGCCGCCGGTGATCATCACGCGCGACAGCCCCGACGCGCTCCACTCGCACGTCCTCGAGGTGGCGCCGGGGGCCGACGTGTCCGCGTGCGTCGCCGAGTacgcgcgccgccggggccgcggcGTCTGCATCCTGGGCGCCTCGGGCGCCGTCGGGGACGTCGCCgtgcgcggcgccgcggcgccgctccGCGGCCGCTTCGAGCTCCTCTCCGTGACCGGGACCGTGCTcccgcccccggcgccgcccgAGGCGTCGGGGCTCGCCGTGCTGCTCTCCGCCGGCCAGGGCCAGGTCGTCGGCGGCTGCGTCGTGGGGCCCCTCGTCGCGGCCGGGCCCGTCACCATCTTCGCCGCCACCTTCGCCAACGCCGTCTACGAGCACCTCCCGATCCCGGACGCCCCCGACGCCGACGTCAAGCCCGACCTCTCCACCGCCACCTCGGCGGGGCAAGAAGTGCAGCCGCAGCTGCCATTGGTGACCTCCCAGCCGCAACCGCCGGCCATGGGCGCCGGCTACGCCGACCACCGCTCGCCGCCGTACCCCTGGGGAGGCGGCGTATGA
- the LOC120668653 gene encoding uncharacterized protein LOC120668653, which yields MLHLITNAVARQKRRQAMMIRQASCHGRKPGGMRRRRWGLRVRGGGGGGGGVRLGLLLRLRVRLSGVVGLLLRSVEELRRRPGGRACRWSSLAPRAPVPAQCRHGRRRPEWDESSFYAEAIADCLEFIKSRSSYCPVNGGRV from the coding sequence ATGCTCCATTTGATCACCAACGCTGTAGCCCGGCAGAAACGGCGGCAGGCCATGATGATCCGCCAGGCGAGCTGCCACGGCCGGAAGCCGGGAGGAATGCGGCGTAGACGATGGGggctgcgcgtgcgcggcggcggcggcggcggcggcggcgtccggctgGGCCTGCTGCTCCGGCTACGAGTGCGGCTGTCCGGCGTCGTTGGCCTGCTCCTTCGGAGCGTCGAGGAACTCAGGCGCCGCCCCGGAGGCAGGGCCTGCAGGTGGTCGTCGTTGGCGCCGAGAGCGCCGGTGCCTGCGCAGTGccgccacggccggcggcgcccggaGTGGGACGAGAGCTCCTTCTACGCGGAGGCCATCGCGGACTGCCTCGAGTTCATCAAGAGCAGGTCGTCCTACTGTCCCGTGAATGGTGGTAGGGTTTAG